A portion of the Algimonas porphyrae genome contains these proteins:
- the rpsO gene encoding 30S ribosomal protein S15 — MSITPERKAELVTEYATKPGDTGSPEVQVAILTHRIKTLTEHFKTNAKDNHSRRGLLTMVNKRRRLLDYLKDKDEARYQDLIKRLELRR; from the coding sequence ATGTCGATTACCCCAGAGCGTAAGGCCGAACTGGTCACTGAATACGCAACCAAACCCGGTGATACCGGATCCCCCGAAGTCCAGGTCGCGATCCTGACGCACCGCATCAAGACGCTGACTGAACACTTCAAGACCAACGCCAAGGATAACCATTCCCGCCGCGGCCTTCTGACCATGGTCAATAAGCGCCGTCGCCTGCTGGATTATCTGAAGGACAAGGACGAAGCCCGCTATCAGGACCTGATCAAGCGACTGGAACTGCGCCGCTAG
- the pnp gene encoding polyribonucleotide nucleotidyltransferase: MFNKHSVTIDWAGRELTLETGQVARQADGAVMATYGETKLLATACYAKEARPGQNFFPLTVNYMEKFYAAGKVPGGYFKREGRPTERETLISRLTDRPIRPLFPKGFRNEVQVVITVLQHDLENEPDIIGMVAASAALALSGAPFAGPIGAARVGLIDGDYVLNPMLDEMVESELDLVVAGTHEAIMMVESEAKELTEEQMLGAVMFAHEACQDVIEAIHDLVEKAGAKPAYDYVTPNLEDEKKDVKKIAEKGIKAAYKKKDKMERQDALRDAKADAKTKLVVSDENPHGMTEAVFNDVFKSVESETVRQSVIKTKKRIDGRKTDEVRPIEAMAGLLPRTHGSALFTRGETQAICVATLGTSEDEQFVDQLTGTIKNKFMLHYNFPPYSVGETGRMGGTSRREHGHGKLAWRALQAVLPSNEDFPYTIRLVSEITESNGSSSMATVCGCSLAMMDAGVPLKRPVSGIAMGLIKDDNGVAVLSDILGDEDHLGDMDFKVAGTSEGITSLQMDIKIAGITEDIMETALAQAYDGRLHILDKMNEALTESRESVGEFAPRIEQMSIPVDKIRDVIGSGGKVIREIVDTTGARVSVEDDGTIKIASNDQKSIDAAKEWITSLTAEPEAGKVYKGKVVKVVDFGAFVNFFGKKDGLVHVSMIKPERVNHPSDFLEEGQDVWVKLMGFDDRGKVRLSMKHVDQETGEEVEVEERARSKRDDDEDGDDKPRRPRRRRSPRKDED; this comes from the coding sequence ATGTTCAACAAACATTCCGTCACGATCGATTGGGCGGGCCGCGAGCTCACATTGGAGACCGGTCAGGTTGCCCGCCAAGCCGACGGTGCCGTCATGGCCACTTATGGCGAGACCAAACTGCTGGCGACAGCCTGCTATGCCAAAGAGGCGCGTCCGGGGCAGAACTTCTTCCCGCTGACCGTCAATTATATGGAAAAATTCTATGCCGCCGGTAAGGTGCCGGGTGGCTATTTCAAACGCGAAGGCCGTCCGACCGAGCGCGAGACGCTGATCTCCCGCCTGACCGACCGTCCGATCCGCCCGCTGTTTCCAAAGGGCTTCCGCAACGAAGTTCAGGTGGTAATCACGGTCCTGCAGCACGACCTCGAAAACGAACCCGACATTATCGGCATGGTTGCGGCGTCTGCTGCTCTGGCCTTGTCCGGCGCGCCTTTTGCCGGTCCGATTGGTGCGGCCCGCGTCGGCCTGATCGATGGTGATTATGTCCTCAACCCGATGCTCGACGAAATGGTCGAGTCCGAACTCGACCTCGTTGTCGCCGGGACGCACGAAGCCATCATGATGGTGGAATCCGAAGCCAAGGAACTGACCGAAGAGCAGATGCTCGGCGCTGTCATGTTCGCTCACGAAGCCTGTCAGGACGTCATCGAAGCGATCCACGATCTGGTCGAAAAAGCCGGCGCCAAACCTGCTTACGACTATGTCACTCCAAACCTCGAAGACGAGAAGAAAGACGTCAAGAAAATCGCCGAGAAAGGCATCAAGGCGGCTTACAAGAAGAAAGACAAGATGGAGCGCCAGGACGCGCTGCGCGATGCCAAGGCAGACGCCAAGACCAAACTGGTCGTTTCGGATGAAAATCCGCATGGCATGACCGAAGCCGTCTTCAACGACGTGTTCAAATCCGTCGAATCCGAGACGGTTCGCCAGAGCGTGATCAAGACCAAGAAGCGCATCGACGGTCGCAAGACCGACGAAGTGCGTCCGATCGAAGCCATGGCGGGTCTGCTACCCCGTACGCACGGGTCCGCTCTGTTTACGCGCGGCGAAACGCAGGCCATCTGTGTGGCAACGCTGGGCACGTCCGAGGACGAGCAGTTCGTTGATCAGCTGACCGGCACGATCAAGAACAAGTTCATGCTGCACTATAATTTCCCGCCCTACTCGGTCGGGGAAACGGGACGCATGGGCGGCACGTCGCGTCGCGAACATGGCCACGGCAAGCTTGCCTGGCGCGCGCTGCAGGCGGTTCTGCCCAGCAATGAGGACTTCCCCTACACGATCCGTCTGGTGTCCGAGATCACTGAGTCCAACGGCTCCTCATCCATGGCGACGGTCTGCGGCTGTTCACTGGCGATGATGGATGCGGGTGTTCCGCTCAAGCGTCCGGTTTCCGGTATCGCCATGGGCTTGATCAAGGACGATAATGGCGTTGCCGTTCTGTCGGACATTCTGGGTGATGAAGATCACCTTGGCGACATGGACTTCAAGGTTGCCGGGACAAGCGAAGGCATCACGTCTTTGCAGATGGACATCAAGATCGCCGGCATCACGGAAGACATCATGGAAACGGCTCTGGCCCAAGCCTATGACGGTCGCCTGCACATTCTCGACAAGATGAATGAAGCCCTGACCGAAAGCCGTGAGAGCGTCGGCGAATTTGCCCCGCGCATCGAGCAGATGAGCATTCCGGTCGACAAGATCCGTGACGTCATCGGTTCCGGCGGCAAGGTCATCCGCGAAATCGTCGACACGACAGGTGCCCGCGTCTCGGTCGAAGATGACGGCACGATCAAGATCGCGTCCAACGACCAGAAATCCATCGACGCCGCCAAGGAATGGATCACATCGCTGACGGCTGAGCCAGAAGCGGGCAAGGTCTATAAGGGCAAGGTCGTCAAGGTCGTCGACTTCGGTGCCTTCGTGAACTTCTTCGGCAAGAAGGACGGTCTGGTTCATGTCTCCATGATCAAGCCAGAGCGCGTCAATCACCCGTCCGATTTCCTTGAAGAAGGACAAGACGTCTGGGTCAAGCTGATGGGCTTTGACGATCGCGGCAAGGTTCGCCTGTCGATGAAACATGTCGATCAGGAAACGGGCGAAGAAGTTGAAGTCGAAGAACGCGCGCGCTCCAAGCGTGACGATGACGAAGACGGCGATGACAAGCCCCGTCGTCCGCGTCGCCGCCGTTCGCCGCGTAAAGACGAAGACTAG
- a CDS encoding PQQ-dependent sugar dehydrogenase: protein MLRRDHFASLTIFTLLSVGLSGCREPQPAPDIQRLGSDSFVMETVIDGLERPWSVEPLGNAAYLITGKLGVLWLVEGGQAREIAGLPDVLIAQRDKRIAVKGHGGLLDIGLPPDFAATGDIYLSYSYGDWDANGTALLRARLDGDQMLDAQTLFESSFPKASGRHYGGRIVFPDDGTLLLSLGDGMALREEAQKPDSHLGSVVRINRDGSPPDDNPDFGEGAEPEIYTIGHRNVQGLAIDPETGAIWSHEHGPRGGDELNRLRAGANYGWPVVTTGRDYQGARISPDETDPRFEAPVHDWTPSIAPSGLVIYRGALFPDWEGDALSGGLASEDIRHVDLNTGMETALLGDLKTGPDTFRVRDLAVDEDGALLILVEDPDNGRLIRLMPKE from the coding sequence ATGCTACGACGCGACCACTTCGCAAGCCTGACAATCTTTACCTTGCTAAGCGTCGGCTTGAGCGGATGCCGGGAACCCCAGCCCGCCCCGGATATTCAGCGACTCGGATCCGACTCATTCGTCATGGAAACGGTCATTGACGGGCTTGAACGCCCATGGTCGGTCGAACCCCTCGGGAACGCAGCCTATCTGATTACCGGAAAACTCGGCGTTCTGTGGCTCGTGGAAGGCGGACAGGCGCGAGAGATTGCCGGGCTGCCGGATGTTTTGATCGCTCAGCGTGACAAGCGCATCGCCGTCAAAGGCCACGGTGGATTGCTGGACATCGGGCTGCCCCCGGACTTTGCCGCAACGGGTGATATCTACCTCTCCTACTCCTATGGTGACTGGGACGCGAACGGGACCGCCCTGCTGCGGGCGAGGCTGGATGGCGACCAGATGCTGGACGCGCAGACTCTGTTCGAATCCAGCTTTCCGAAAGCATCAGGTCGCCATTATGGCGGCCGGATCGTCTTTCCTGATGATGGCACGCTGCTGCTGAGCCTGGGTGATGGAATGGCCTTGCGCGAGGAAGCGCAGAAACCGGACTCGCATCTGGGGTCCGTCGTCAGGATCAATCGCGACGGCAGCCCGCCGGACGATAATCCTGACTTCGGCGAGGGCGCGGAGCCCGAAATCTATACGATCGGCCACCGCAATGTGCAGGGCCTGGCCATCGACCCGGAGACGGGCGCGATCTGGTCGCATGAGCATGGTCCGCGCGGCGGGGACGAACTCAACCGTCTGCGCGCCGGCGCCAATTATGGCTGGCCGGTCGTCACGACAGGGCGCGACTATCAGGGTGCCCGGATTAGCCCCGACGAAACCGATCCGCGCTTCGAAGCGCCCGTGCATGACTGGACGCCGTCCATCGCACCGTCCGGTCTGGTGATCTATCGCGGCGCGCTTTTCCCCGACTGGGAGGGGGACGCGCTGAGCGGCGGGCTGGCGTCAGAAGATATTCGTCATGTCGATCTGAACACGGGTATGGAGACCGCCCTGCTGGGTGATCTGAAAACGGGTCCGGATACGTTCCGCGTTCGCGATCTGGCTGTCGATGAGGATGGTGCGCTGCTGATTCTGGTCGAAGACCCTGACAATGGGCGACTGATCCGGTTAATGCCGAAGGAATAG
- a CDS encoding hybrid sensor histidine kinase/response regulator, protein MPLAQASDRSILISDAVVDFFSEAEPVNPVELSLRKRDRLGYDLMNELIEALVNADKSRIEAAVETARAEANAMSPASLRILDFSETVLTLFDNENQVDRFDQLRSYFQSHPHQTDWYIESIAESLTAFTLVSLNDTVRAAEHLDQAMHIIPTELSDWATSARLLASEVAMTLHGLQGNPVFMLDAARTQRKAKAAIGETLNRYELMTNFVYAFNRVRDFESAAQVAELMLIEPQPENMIEGLGEVYVAQTFVEVGRYAEARDLARQSLAVTKHPQIRRRAHYAHMLGLAGLGREAEARAIMTEQGWVYSRDELLNDITAEAVIHAEALIAMHREDSAFALALMKRRTDLIISRVQNSNSANMTALLSSLENTQGRQLEREDALAREAALKAVQLEQQTKMNRLLWVLLAVLTIAFNMLLAFLRYREKLSRKVQALQKDALSAEKMKTEFLGIVNHELRTPLNGIIGISDAMIHNASDPTTKAQAEAVQESGQLLFDLLDSLITMSTIEGNRLALAADEADLSRTITAEAKSWEPAAEQKNVAFSHYVAPEVGTLIVGDQKRIRQCVRFLLSNAVRFTHEGRIHLHATAEPDGPKHMALSLVVADTGQGISEAVQERMFKPFLQADSTMTRKYGGAGLSLAIARKLARMMDGDLTVTSREGRGSEFHFTARLPRADAYEPELAVEAETMLAAEAGPQTLTAPAPAGLDALSEPEEIIDLMLEQQLFAETTDVSPARLSAQGATALSSLTLLVGDDLTLQTSEMRAALKSMGCQTVAVDQADQLIEQLERKRFDVVILNLHSPALGGRDTAARIRQLPVPAGQVPLIALARPGQTGVDADDAMFDHVLTHPVTKAEIEAALSQIQTVGRAA, encoded by the coding sequence GTGCCGTTGGCACAGGCCTCGGACAGATCTATTCTGATCAGCGACGCGGTCGTCGATTTTTTCAGTGAAGCCGAACCCGTCAATCCGGTCGAACTGTCGCTTCGCAAGCGCGACCGGTTGGGTTACGACCTCATGAACGAGCTGATCGAAGCCCTGGTCAATGCGGACAAATCCCGGATCGAGGCCGCGGTCGAAACGGCCCGCGCGGAGGCGAACGCCATGTCGCCCGCCTCCCTTCGCATTCTGGACTTTTCCGAAACCGTCCTCACCCTGTTCGACAATGAGAATCAGGTCGATCGATTCGATCAACTCAGAAGCTATTTTCAATCCCACCCGCATCAGACCGACTGGTACATCGAATCCATTGCCGAGAGCCTGACGGCCTTCACCCTGGTGTCACTCAACGATACGGTTCGGGCCGCAGAGCACCTTGATCAAGCGATGCATATTATACCGACGGAATTGTCGGACTGGGCCACGAGTGCCCGTCTGCTGGCATCCGAAGTCGCCATGACCTTGCACGGACTTCAAGGCAATCCTGTATTCATGCTCGACGCGGCCCGGACGCAGCGCAAGGCCAAGGCAGCCATCGGGGAAACCCTCAATCGCTACGAATTGATGACCAATTTCGTCTATGCTTTTAATCGGGTCCGGGATTTTGAAAGCGCGGCCCAAGTTGCAGAACTGATGCTGATCGAACCCCAGCCCGAGAATATGATCGAAGGCTTGGGCGAGGTCTATGTGGCACAGACCTTTGTCGAAGTCGGGCGCTACGCAGAAGCCCGCGATCTGGCCCGGCAATCACTGGCCGTCACCAAACACCCTCAGATCCGCAGGCGCGCGCATTATGCCCATATGCTCGGCCTTGCCGGGCTCGGCCGCGAAGCGGAAGCCCGCGCGATCATGACGGAACAGGGCTGGGTTTACAGTCGCGACGAGCTGCTTAACGACATCACCGCCGAAGCCGTCATTCATGCGGAAGCCCTGATTGCCATGCACCGCGAAGACTCGGCTTTCGCGCTGGCGCTGATGAAGCGCCGGACCGACCTGATCATCTCCCGCGTCCAGAATTCAAACTCGGCCAATATGACCGCTCTTCTGTCCAGTCTGGAGAACACGCAAGGGCGTCAGCTGGAACGCGAAGATGCACTGGCACGCGAAGCGGCGTTGAAGGCTGTACAGCTGGAACAGCAGACCAAGATGAACCGCCTGCTCTGGGTCTTGCTGGCTGTCCTGACCATCGCGTTCAACATGCTGCTGGCCTTCCTGCGCTACCGCGAAAAGCTCAGCCGCAAGGTCCAGGCGCTCCAGAAAGACGCGCTCTCTGCGGAGAAGATGAAGACCGAATTCCTCGGTATCGTCAATCATGAGCTGCGGACTCCGCTGAACGGTATCATCGGCATTAGCGACGCCATGATCCACAATGCCTCCGACCCGACAACAAAAGCCCAGGCCGAGGCGGTGCAGGAGAGCGGACAACTTCTATTCGATCTGCTCGACAGTCTGATCACCATGTCCACGATCGAAGGCAACCGTCTGGCTTTGGCTGCTGACGAGGCCGATCTGTCGCGCACGATTACGGCAGAAGCGAAAAGCTGGGAGCCTGCGGCAGAACAGAAAAACGTCGCCTTCAGCCATTATGTTGCGCCCGAAGTCGGTACGCTGATCGTCGGCGACCAGAAACGGATTCGCCAATGCGTTCGCTTCCTGCTGTCAAATGCCGTCCGCTTCACGCATGAAGGCCGCATCCATTTGCACGCCACCGCCGAACCGGACGGGCCCAAACATATGGCGCTGAGCCTGGTTGTGGCCGATACGGGTCAGGGGATCAGCGAAGCCGTGCAGGAACGCATGTTCAAACCCTTCCTGCAAGCCGACAGCACCATGACGCGTAAATATGGCGGCGCAGGTCTCAGCCTTGCGATTGCCCGCAAACTGGCCCGCATGATGGATGGCGACCTGACCGTCACCTCGCGCGAAGGGCGCGGATCCGAATTTCATTTCACGGCGCGCCTGCCCCGCGCCGATGCCTATGAGCCCGAACTGGCGGTCGAGGCAGAAACAATGCTTGCCGCAGAAGCCGGCCCGCAGACACTTACCGCCCCGGCACCCGCTGGCCTGGACGCGTTGAGCGAGCCGGAAGAAATTATCGACCTGATGCTGGAGCAGCAGCTCTTCGCCGAGACGACGGACGTCTCGCCCGCCAGACTGTCGGCACAGGGAGCGACGGCCCTATCCTCCCTGACCTTACTGGTCGGGGATGACCTGACCCTTCAGACCAGCGAAATGCGTGCCGCGCTCAAATCAATGGGCTGCCAGACAGTCGCCGTCGATCAGGCCGACCAGCTGATTGAACAGCTCGAGCGCAAACGTTTCGACGTCGTCATTCTGAACCTGCACAGCCCCGCGCTGGGCGGACGTGATACGGCGGCGCGAATTCGGCAATTGCCCGTGCCAGCGGGGCAGGTTCCCCTCATTGCACTGGCACGACCCGGACAGACCGGTGTTGATGCCGATGACGCGATGTTCGATCATGTGCTGACCCATCCCGTGACGAAAGCAGAAATCGAGGCTGCACTCAGCCAGATCCAGACCGTCGGGCGAGCCGCCTAG
- a CDS encoding peptidase domain-containing ABC transporter: MAELFSSRLPVILQTEMTECGLACLAMVARYHGHDVDLNSLRDKYLLSMRGTSLKQIIKIAGSLSLSPRALRVDLDQLHKLATPAILHWDLNHYVVLKRVRGDRVFIHDPGIGQRTLPLSKVSDHFTGVALELTQAADFQPITDRIRPRLSDLWSSLVGAKRAVAQTLLLSIALLGTILMAPFLFQLIVDAVLPSPDLPGGNRNLLIALAIGFGALTVMRAIVEAARGYTIVTFGAQLSRQMVGNIFRHLIRLPVRYFERRHVGDIISRMNSTQPIQEALSQSVVSVLIDGAMATLMLFVMFIFSPLLALIVVITTALLVLATLVLYPRLRATQEEAIYARALENSHVIESIRASTTVKLFGREAEREASWANLFTDFINSDMAHQRWQVAQTFAQTLLIGVQVVAVVVAAAWMMTAPDDPGGSTFTVGMLVAFLIYRQYFADAVVQLVTKGNEFRLLSLHLDRLADIIHAAPDRDQHGYAPLGPLEGRITLNGVTFAYSPEDPLVVTDFDLDVAAGEMVTLTGPSGGGKTTLMKLMLGLYAPNDGSIQIDGRDLSTIDPADWRSRVGVVMQDDRLLSGTIADNIAFFDPEIDMQRVIQAAQAARIHETIAAIPMNYLAVIGDMGSILSGGQKQRLLLARALYQKPDILFLDEGTANLDTETEAQIVALVSGLDMTRVIVAHRPAFLEASDRVITVSQS; the protein is encoded by the coding sequence GTGGCTGAGCTGTTCTCCAGCCGTCTCCCCGTCATTCTGCAGACGGAAATGACGGAATGCGGTCTGGCCTGCCTCGCCATGGTGGCACGCTATCATGGCCATGACGTCGATCTGAATTCGCTGCGGGACAAATATCTGCTCTCCATGCGAGGCACGTCGCTGAAGCAAATCATCAAGATCGCCGGATCTCTCAGCCTGTCGCCGCGGGCTCTGCGCGTTGATCTGGACCAGCTGCACAAGCTGGCCACGCCCGCCATCCTGCATTGGGACCTGAACCATTATGTGGTCCTGAAACGCGTACGCGGCGACCGGGTTTTCATCCACGATCCGGGCATCGGACAGCGAACATTGCCCCTGTCCAAGGTTTCCGATCATTTTACCGGGGTTGCGCTGGAACTGACGCAGGCGGCTGATTTCCAGCCCATCACGGACCGGATCCGCCCACGCCTGTCCGATCTCTGGTCGTCACTCGTCGGGGCCAAACGCGCTGTGGCGCAGACACTGCTCCTGTCGATCGCTTTGCTGGGCACGATTCTGATGGCACCCTTTCTGTTTCAACTGATCGTCGATGCCGTCCTACCCTCCCCCGATTTGCCAGGTGGCAACAGAAATTTGCTGATAGCTCTGGCGATCGGCTTTGGCGCGCTGACCGTGATGCGGGCCATCGTCGAAGCGGCACGCGGTTACACGATCGTGACTTTCGGCGCGCAGCTGTCACGACAGATGGTCGGCAATATCTTTCGTCACCTGATCCGCCTGCCCGTGCGCTATTTCGAACGCCGCCATGTCGGCGACATTATCAGCCGGATGAATTCAACACAGCCGATTCAGGAAGCGCTATCCCAATCCGTCGTTTCCGTTCTGATAGACGGGGCGATGGCGACTCTGATGCTGTTCGTCATGTTCATCTTCTCGCCGCTGCTGGCGCTGATCGTGGTCATCACGACCGCCCTGCTCGTACTGGCGACCTTGGTTCTTTACCCGCGACTGCGCGCCACTCAGGAAGAAGCCATCTATGCCCGGGCACTGGAAAACAGCCATGTCATCGAGAGCATCCGGGCGTCCACGACCGTCAAGCTGTTTGGCCGCGAAGCGGAGCGGGAGGCAAGCTGGGCCAATCTGTTTACCGATTTCATCAATTCCGACATGGCCCATCAACGCTGGCAGGTGGCGCAGACATTTGCGCAGACATTGCTGATCGGTGTGCAGGTCGTTGCCGTCGTCGTGGCTGCCGCCTGGATGATGACGGCCCCGGATGACCCTGGCGGATCCACCTTCACGGTCGGCATGCTCGTCGCCTTCCTGATCTACCGGCAATATTTCGCGGATGCGGTTGTCCAGCTGGTCACCAAGGGCAACGAATTCCGTCTGCTGTCGCTTCATCTCGACCGTCTGGCTGACATTATCCACGCTGCGCCCGACCGCGACCAGCATGGCTATGCCCCGCTGGGCCCGCTCGAGGGACGGATTACGCTGAACGGCGTGACCTTCGCCTATTCGCCCGAAGACCCGCTGGTCGTAACAGACTTCGATCTGGATGTTGCAGCGGGCGAGATGGTGACGCTGACCGGTCCGTCAGGCGGCGGCAAGACGACATTGATGAAGCTGATGCTGGGACTTTACGCGCCGAATGATGGCAGCATCCAGATCGATGGGCGGGATCTGAGCACGATCGACCCAGCGGACTGGCGCAGCCGCGTTGGCGTGGTGATGCAGGATGACCGGCTCCTGTCGGGAACGATTGCCGATAATATTGCTTTCTTCGATCCGGAAATTGACATGCAGCGCGTCATTCAGGCCGCACAGGCCGCCCGCATCCATGAAACGATTGCGGCCATCCCGATGAACTATCTGGCCGTCATCGGCGATATGGGATCAATCCTGTCGGGCGGGCAGAAACAGCGCCTCCTGCTGGCCCGCGCGCTTTATCAGAAACCCGACATTCTGTTTCTGGACGAAGGCACTGCCAATCTGGACACAGAGACAGAGGCGCAGATCGTCGCACTTGTGTCCGGTTTGGACATGACGCGGGTGATCGTTGCGCACCGCCCGGCCTTTCTGGAGGCCAGTGACAGGGTCATCACAGTGTCACAATCATAG